The genomic region CATCATACCCTCCCGTGAAACGGTTCTTTCAGTATTGCCCGAGCATTTCATCCTCTTCATGCCCCGGGATATTGTCAGCGGTGATTTCTATTGGGTTACAAAGCATGATAACAGAATTGTTATTGCCGCTACTGATTGTACCGGTCACGGTGTACCGGGTGCATTTATGAGCATGTTGGGAGTCACCCTGCTGAATGAGATCGTAAATAAGGAAGATACTTTTCAGGCAAGTTTGATTCTTGATAAATTAAGAGAAAATGTGAAAATCACCCTGTCACAAACCGGAAAAGAAGACGAAGCAAAAGACGGAATGGATATCGCACTGTGCGTTGCTGATACACAGAACCATACAATGCAGTTTGCCGGTGCCAACAATCCGTTGTACATCATCAGAGAGGGAGAACTTATCGAATATAAAGGCGATAATATGCCTATTGGGATCCATGCCGGAGAGGAAAGACCCTTCACCAACCATATTATTGACGTTAAACCGGGTGACAGGTTTTATATCTTTTCTGATGGATTTGCTGACCAGTTCGGAGGCCCTGAAGGCTCCAAATTCAAAGCCAAACCCTTTAAACGCCTACTTCAGCAGATTCATTCCTACCCCATGGAAAAACAGCATGAACTTCTGCTCGATGCCTTTCTGCAGTGGAAAGGAAATCTTGACCAGGTAGACGATGTGTTAGTTATTGGATTTTGTCTGAAATAAACAAAAGAAATCAAATGGTTTTCTTTTATCGTCCTTTCATCATGTTTTGAAGGTATTTTGTCAAATTGAACATAACCTTTATCAATATCAACCGTACAACTAAAAGGTTCTAAATAAAAAATGCCTATGAAATCAAAAATTACCCTTTTAACTGTGCTCATGCTTCTGGCTGTTTTCAGCCTGAAAGCCCAGGTACCCCCTTCCTTCCGCTGGTCAGATTTTGCCAGTACCACCGGAACTGTAAACGCAGATAAGATTGTTCCTTTACCCGACGGCTCTGTGATTGTAGCAGGATCTTTTTATGCTGAGTCATTAACATTTGGAGCGACAACCATTAAGGGTTTTTGGGGTGGTGAAGGTAATTCTGCATTTGTTGCCCGCTATAACAAAGATGGCAGTTTAATGTGGGCAAAATCGGTCTATTTCTCCTCTCTTAATTGGGGAAATATTGGGATTGAAAGTGTTCTCATTCAACCCGATATGAATCCTCTTCTGGTGCTTTCCGGTTCCGGTGATACATTGGTTATGCCCGACGGAAAAATTATGAAGGTTCCTTCAGGGATTAATATCAACGTGTTTATGAAGCTTGACCTGAATACCGGAAATCAGTCAGCCGTCAATTATCTATATGCTGAAAATGGTTATTTGGACTTCCAGGGGTGCGATATTGATAAGGACGGCAATATTGTTTTTATCGGAAATGTGAACGGCGACTCTCTCTATTTATCCAGAACCGCAACGGAACCTGTGGCATTGCAGGGAGGAAATTTTTATCAGTCCTGTCTCATCAAATACGATAGGAATTTGAACAATGCCTTGTGGTATAACTTATGGACAGTTGATGACATTTCCTACCAGATGTCAGCTACCTCGGTTAAAATCGATCCTTCTAACCAAAACATAGTTGTAGCCGGATATTTTAATGGGACCATCCGTTTTGATGCTGAAAATTCATTGACTGCAGCAAGCCAGTACGATATGTTTATTGCCGGATATAATATGGACGGTCAAATACTGTTTAAGTTGGCGGGAGAAGGAGAAGGCGATGAATATTCCGGTGAAGTAATTTTTGATAAAGATGGTTATTGCTACATTTCCGGAGTTTCTTCAAGTTATCAGGTTACGTTTGGAAACCACACAGTTTCTGGACTTTCTGGTGACGGACAGTTTGATGTTTTCGGATTAAAAATGGACAATAGCCAGCTTTCCCAGCCGTTGGGTTCTGTTGTTATCAATACGATGCTGAACTTTTATACCCCGGGATCTACCCTTAATAAGATCAAATATATCAAAGATGAAAATAAAATTCTTTGGCTTACTGCCTTCAGGGCCGGAACTCTGGTTGCCGGTCAGGTAAATTTACCCAAAGTAACGCCGGTAGGAGCTTTCAGCTCACCTGAGTATGCAGTTTTATGCCTTGATCCCGTTTCCGGTCAGTTTCTGTGGGGGCAGAACTTTGGCTACAACATTGATTATGAAACAACCTTTGCATCAACACTGAATTCATCAGGAGCCTACTTTGCATTGCCTCTTACCAATTATTATAATTTGTATCTTACCGGAGACAAGGTGTTGATCAATAACATATCAGGATCTCAGGGTTTTGCTGTTCTCCATGTGAGTATGGAAGGAGCATTGGACTATATCAAAACGGTATTGCCGGCCAGTCCATCTGATTATTTTAACATTTATGGAATATCTCTTCTCCGGACAGGGCGTGTTATGGTGACAGGGTCATATACGAGCCCGTCGCAATTTTCTCTTGACGGAAACCTGTTGCCAGGTACCAACGGGGACTATTTTTTTGCAGCGGCTCTTGGTTATGGCATTCAGGGAACAGTTTATACCCCCAATCAGGAGCCTGTCACCAAAGGCGTTGTAAAACTTTTTGGTGTCAATACGGATACCCGCGGTATTGAAATAGAAAAATCTGATATTTCGGGTTCAGGAAAATATGAATTCTTTTCTGCACCATCATCGGGTTTTGCCATTTTCGCAGAACCTGATCCGGTTTTATATCCAAATCTACTGGGTACCTATTATGGAAATGTAAACCGCTGGGTCAATATTCCGGCAGTTGATCTTTCCGTCGCTGCAGCTCCTGTTTTCGATATTTTCCTCAGGGAACGTCCCGCAATCACAGGAGCCAATTCAGCTGATGGCTCAGTGGCTTTTGCCGATGACTATCTGTTCGATGTTGCCAAACGTCTGAAATCAATTGAAGGGAAACCGGTTAAATCAGCCTCTGTCGTTCTCGTGGGCAGAACAAAAGGTGACGGCGAAAATATTATCGCCCAAACCTATACCGATGATTACGGTTACTTTACTTTTTCCAATATCCCCGATGGCTCTTACACTGTCATAGTTGATATACCCGGTTATCAGCATAAACAGTTTTTTGATTTTGATGTAACCGGTGGTCAGGGTGTTTCCGGCATCAATTACCTTGTTACCGAGGAGGGAATCATTCTTCGTCCCCTGGGAATAAAGGATCCTGTTTCAACGCATAATTTCAGGATCTATCCCAATCCCGCTTCCGGGGTAGTGACAATTTCTGCCCGGCAGCCGGGCAATTACCTGGTGGAATTGTTCAGCCTGTCCGGCCAGAAAGTTACTGGTACCACTATGGCGCTGAATGAAGGAGAATCCCGTATGGAACTTACGGGCATTGCTCCGGGTGTTTATCACCTCAGAATCTCGGGCAATAACAATACGTTTAATTCTAAACTTATCGTTCAGTAATCGGGAATAGCTCAAAAAAGAACCGGTCAGCTCATTTTCCTGGCCGGTTTTTTTCATTTATAGGTATGTTTTATAGCATATTTTAAAGATATTTCTTTTCTTTGCATTTCATACCAATATTCTTTTTGCCCCATGGAAACAGAACGCGTTTATGTATTTGATACAACCCTTCGCGATGGAGAGCAGGTTCCCGGATGCCAGCTCAACACAATAGAAAAGATAGAAGTGGCAAAAGCACTGGAAGAGCTTGGAGTGGACATAATTGAAGCTGGTTTTCCCATCTCCAGTCCCGGTGATTTCAATTCAGTTGTCGAAATATCCAAGGCGGTATCTGAGCCGGTGATCTGCGCACTGACAAGGGCTGTTAAGAAAGATATCGACGTGGCTGTTCAGTCGCTTCAGAAGGCTAAACGGGCCCGCATCCATACCGGTATTGGTACATCCGACTATCACATTAAATACAAATTCAATTCCACCAGGGAGGAGATTATTGAACGGGCAGTGGAGGCAGTTAAATATGCCAGGAAGTTTGTGGATGATGTCGAATTTTATGCAGAAGATGCCGGCAGAACCGAAAATGCTTTTCTGGCAAAGGTAGTAGAAGCCGTCATTAAAGCCGGAGCAACGGTAGTCAATATCCCGGATACCACCGGATACACCATTCCCCAGGAGTATGGAGAGAAAATAAAATACCTTTTTGAACATGTATCCAACATCCATAAAGCAATTATTTCCACTCACTGCCATAACGACCTCGGCCTGGCTACTGCCAATTCTCTGGCAGGTATCCTGAACGGTGCACGCCAGGTGGAAGTTACTATTAACGGAATAGGCGAACGTGCCGGCAATACTTCCCTCGAAGAAGTTGTTATGATTTTGAAAAGCCGGAAAGACATCAAACTGGATACAGGCATTAATACCCGGAAAATATTCGCTACCAGCCGGCTGGTATCTACCCTTATGCGGATGCCTGTTCAGCCCAACAAGGCTATCGTCGGAAGGAATGCATTTGCTCATTCCTCAGGAATACACCAGGATGGAGTACTGAAGCACAGAGAGAATTATGAAATTATCGACCCGAAAGATGTCGGTGTGAGCGAATCATCAATTATTCTTACAGCCCGGAGCGGAAGGGCCGCCCTCAAGCACCACCTCGAACGCCTTGGATTTAAGTTCGGAAAACAAAAACTGGATGAAATTTACCAGAAGTTCCTTGAACTGGCAGATAAGAAAAAAGACATAACCGACGAAGATCTTATGGTGCTGGCCGGTGCTCAGGAACGTGCCGACAGAAGCATCAAACTGGATGCCCTTACGGTGGTATGCGGAAAATCTGCCGTGCCTGTTGCAACGGTCAGGTTACTGCTTTTCGGAGTTCCGGTTACTGAAACAGCCACCGGAAATGGGCCGATCGATGCCTCGTTTACTGCTGTGAAGAAAATTATCAAAAAGAAGGTTCGTCTGGAAGAATTTCTGGTGCAGGCAATTACCAGAGGCAGCGATGACCTGGGGAAAGTTCATGTCCAGATTTCCTATAAAGGAAACATCTATTATGGTTTCGGTGGCAGTACGGATATTATTACTGCCTCTGTAGAAGCATTTATCGATGCCATTTCCAATATCATTAATCTTTAGTCTGTTGTATCATTATGGGGAAAACATTGTTCGATAAGATCTGGGATAAGCATGTGGTTGAAAGCATTCCCGACGGACCGGATGTTCTTTATATTGACCGGCATTATATTCATGAAGTGACCAGCCCCCAGGCCTTTGCCGGGCTGGACCAGCGAGGAATCAAGGTATTCCGGCCTGATAAGGTCGTGGCAACCCCCGATCACAACGTTCCTACCATTAACCAGCATCTGCCGATTAAAGACGAGCTTTCGCGCATCCAGGTCGAAAAACTTACGGAAAACTGCCGCCGCCACGGAATCACGCTTTACGGCCTTAACCATCCGTATCAGGGTATAGTTCATGTGATCGGACCTGAACTGGGTTTGACCTTGCCCGGAATGACCATTGTTTGCGGCGACAGCCATACTTCTACCCATGGGGCTTTTGGTGCCCTGGCTTTCGGAATCGGAACCAGCGAAGTGGAAATGGTATTGGCTTCTCAGTGCATAATGCAGCCAAAACCAAAAAAAATGCGGATTACCGTCAATGGTAAGCTCGGAAAAGGTGTTTCAGCAAAAGACCTCATTCTTTTCATCATTTCCCGTATCACCGCTGGCGGAGGCACAGGATACTTCATCGAATATGCCGGCTCAGCCATACGTTCCCTGTCAATGGAAGGAAGAATGACGGTCTGCAATATGAGCATCGAAATGGGAGCAAGGGGAGGACATATTGCTCCTGATGAGGTCACTATTGCTTATCTGAAAGGAAGAGAGTTCGCTCCCAAAGGATCAGATTGGAATGCAGCAGTTGAGGCATGGAAAAGCCTGGCATCTGACCCCGATGCCGTTTTCGACAGGGAGATAAGTTTCAATGCAGAAGAAATAGAACCAATGATCACATACGGAACCAATCCCGGTATGGGTATCCCTATAACCGGCATTGTCCCCGACGGTTCCGGTTTATCAGAACAGGAAAAAATTACCTTCGGAAAGGCTTTGAAATATATGGGGGTGGAACCCGGAAAACCCTTGCTCGGCAAAACAATTGACTATGTATTTGTAGGCAGTTGTACCAACGGAAGGATTGAAGACCTCCGGGAAGTTGCCCGGCTCATTAAGGGGCGCCAGAAAGCTTCCCACGTAACGGCATGGATTGTGCCAGGTTCAAAACAGGTTGAAAAACAGGCTTATGAGGAAGGAATTGTTGCTGTACTCGAGGAAGCCGGGTTCAAACTGCGTCAGCCTGGCTGCAGTGCCTGTCTGGCAATGAATGAGGACAAAATTCCTCCCGGCAAATATGCGGTTTCTACCTCAAACAGAAACTTTGAAGGCCGCCAGGGACCAGGGGCAAGGACCTTTCTGGCAAGTCCCGCTACAGCAGCTGCCGCTGCCGTCGCCGGCAAAATTGTTGATCCCCGTGAATTTTTCTGATGAACTATGATCCAACCCTTTTTAAAATCTGATATCAAATGGCAAGAGAACCATTTCAGAAACTGACTTCAACCGCCGTTCCTCTTCCGGTCGAAAACGTCGATACCGATCAAATAATACCGGCACGTTTTCTTAAAGCAACTTCACGTGAAGGATTCGGTACAAACCTCTTCAGGGACTGGAGATACCTTTCCGACAATACACCTAACCCGGACTTTGTACTGAACAACCCTTCCTTTTCAGGTAAAATCCTTCTGGCCGGGAAAAATTTCGGAAGCGGCTCCAGCAGGGAACATGCTGCATGGGCTATTTACGACTATGGGTTTCGCGTGGTGGTTTCAAGTTTTTTTGCTGATATCTTCCGGAACAATGCTTTAAACAATGGATTGCTGCCGGTGCAGGTTTCAGAAGACTTTCTGAGGCAATCGTTCGATAGTGTACAGAATCATCCCGAAACTCTTTTTACTGTTGATCTGGAAAATCAGATAATAACGAACCATCATACCGGTGCTTCTGAAAAATTTGAAATCAATCAGTACAAAAAATATTGCCTTCTTAAAGGATTAGACGACTTTGATTACCTGATGAGCATAAAAGAAAAAATAGTCCGTTTTGAAAGTCAGTATAAATTATTTTAACGTATGTCGTTTATAAAAGTAGCCGTTTTACCTGGAGATGGAATAGGTCCCGAAGTAGTGGCTCAGGCTGTAAAGGTACTTAATGCAGTTGCTGCCAGGCATAAATTTGTCGTTCAGCTGGAAGAAGCTCTTATCGGAGCCGTTGCAATTGATAAAACCGGAAATCCTTTGCCTCCCGAAACTGTTGATTTATGCCGGAACTCTGATGCCGTTCTGCTGGGTGCGGTCGGGCATCCGAAATTTGACAACGACCCCTCAGCTAAGGTGCGCCCTGAACAGGGTCTGCTCGGAATCCGCAAGGCACTCGGACTGTTTGCCAATATCCGGCCTGTTGCAACCTATCCGTTACTCTATAAAGCATCCCCCCTTCGTGAAAACCTTTTGCGGAATGTTGATTTTGTCATTTACAGAGAATTAACAGGAGGAATCTATTTCGGCAATAAGGGCAGAACAAACAATGGAGAAGAAGCGTACGATCATTGCCTCTATTCCCGGCAGGAAATTCTCAGAATTGCAAAGATGGCATTTGAATCTGCCAGGAAAAGAAAGAAACATCTGACCCTGGTTGATAAGGCCAATGTGCTCGAAACTTCCCGGCTCTGGCGCGAAACGGTCAGAAATATGGCGCCGGATTACCCCGATGTGCAGGTTGACTATATGTTTGTTGATGCCGCTTCAATGAAAATCATCCAGAACCCGTCTTTTTTTGATGTGGTGCTGACGGAAAATATGTTCGGGGATATCCTTACCGATGAGGCTTCGGTAATCACCGGGTCTATTGGCATGCTGCCCTCGGCATCCCTGGGTGAAAACAAAGGCCTTTTTGAACCCATCCACGGCTCATGGCCGGAAGGAGCAGGAAAAAACATCGCCAATCCATACGGTACCATTCTTTCTGTTGCCATGATGATGGACTACCTCGGTTTTACCGATGCCGCTTCTGATATCCGGAAGAGCGTAACCGTTGCCCTGGAAAACAAAATAGTAACCGGTGATATTGACCCGCATTATGCAAGGTCTACCGAAGAAATTGGAGACTATATTGCCAATACCATTGGTGGATAGGTTTCTTTTTGTCTGAAAATAAGCTGGAACCAGGAAAACACTCACAGATTGCCATTGGTTTTCCGCTATCCATTATATTATTAACCCTCCTGATGCTAACCATGCAGAATATAAAAGCCGCCGGGTTTTCCAGCGGCTTTTATATTCTATTGTATCATACAATACTTTCCTGTCACCTGCTATTCATCTTCACTGGGTATGTTTTCAATATCTTCATCCGGCCCTGCTACAAAGTCTTCTGCATCGTCTACCCCCGGTGCGACCGTATCGTCTTCGGCAAAACTGGGTTCAATAAAATCTTCGTCTTCCAGGGTGTCAATTTTAACATCCACCTTGACCAGGTAACTGGCATCAGGCGTATCAAGCGTTACCGCATAATAGACCTTATCGTTGGGGGCATTGATTTTCATTACATATTCCAGGTAACCGGTCGGGTACTTCTTCTTGAAAAGATCCAGCAGTTCAGGAGACAAATTATGGTAACTTACAATCAGCCTCTTCTTGCCCGATGAAGCTGTTGCTGAAGGGGCTTTTTTTCCGGCAGGTGCTTCCAGGGTCCGGGTTTTTGTTTCTCCTTTCTTGGTAACTGCAACCTTCTTTTCTTTTTCGGCAGGCTTTTTCTTCAATTTGCCGTCCTTCTCAGCTGTCGCTGC from Bacteroidales bacterium harbors:
- a CDS encoding 2-isopropylmalate synthase, coding for METERVYVFDTTLRDGEQVPGCQLNTIEKIEVAKALEELGVDIIEAGFPISSPGDFNSVVEISKAVSEPVICALTRAVKKDIDVAVQSLQKAKRARIHTGIGTSDYHIKYKFNSTREEIIERAVEAVKYARKFVDDVEFYAEDAGRTENAFLAKVVEAVIKAGATVVNIPDTTGYTIPQEYGEKIKYLFEHVSNIHKAIISTHCHNDLGLATANSLAGILNGARQVEVTINGIGERAGNTSLEEVVMILKSRKDIKLDTGINTRKIFATSRLVSTLMRMPVQPNKAIVGRNAFAHSSGIHQDGVLKHRENYEIIDPKDVGVSESSIILTARSGRAALKHHLERLGFKFGKQKLDEIYQKFLELADKKKDITDEDLMVLAGAQERADRSIKLDALTVVCGKSAVPVATVRLLLFGVPVTETATGNGPIDASFTAVKKIIKKKVRLEEFLVQAITRGSDDLGKVHVQISYKGNIYYGFGGSTDIITASVEAFIDAISNIINL
- the leuC gene encoding 3-isopropylmalate dehydratase large subunit, whose amino-acid sequence is MMGKTLFDKIWDKHVVESIPDGPDVLYIDRHYIHEVTSPQAFAGLDQRGIKVFRPDKVVATPDHNVPTINQHLPIKDELSRIQVEKLTENCRRHGITLYGLNHPYQGIVHVIGPELGLTLPGMTIVCGDSHTSTHGAFGALAFGIGTSEVEMVLASQCIMQPKPKKMRITVNGKLGKGVSAKDLILFIISRITAGGGTGYFIEYAGSAIRSLSMEGRMTVCNMSIEMGARGGHIAPDEVTIAYLKGREFAPKGSDWNAAVEAWKSLASDPDAVFDREISFNAEEIEPMITYGTNPGMGIPITGIVPDGSGLSEQEKITFGKALKYMGVEPGKPLLGKTIDYVFVGSCTNGRIEDLREVARLIKGRQKASHVTAWIVPGSKQVEKQAYEEGIVAVLEEAGFKLRQPGCSACLAMNEDKIPPGKYAVSTSNRNFEGRQGPGARTFLASPATAAAAAVAGKIVDPREFF
- a CDS encoding T9SS type A sorting domain-containing protein — protein: MKSKITLLTVLMLLAVFSLKAQVPPSFRWSDFASTTGTVNADKIVPLPDGSVIVAGSFYAESLTFGATTIKGFWGGEGNSAFVARYNKDGSLMWAKSVYFSSLNWGNIGIESVLIQPDMNPLLVLSGSGDTLVMPDGKIMKVPSGININVFMKLDLNTGNQSAVNYLYAENGYLDFQGCDIDKDGNIVFIGNVNGDSLYLSRTATEPVALQGGNFYQSCLIKYDRNLNNALWYNLWTVDDISYQMSATSVKIDPSNQNIVVAGYFNGTIRFDAENSLTAASQYDMFIAGYNMDGQILFKLAGEGEGDEYSGEVIFDKDGYCYISGVSSSYQVTFGNHTVSGLSGDGQFDVFGLKMDNSQLSQPLGSVVINTMLNFYTPGSTLNKIKYIKDENKILWLTAFRAGTLVAGQVNLPKVTPVGAFSSPEYAVLCLDPVSGQFLWGQNFGYNIDYETTFASTLNSSGAYFALPLTNYYNLYLTGDKVLINNISGSQGFAVLHVSMEGALDYIKTVLPASPSDYFNIYGISLLRTGRVMVTGSYTSPSQFSLDGNLLPGTNGDYFFAAALGYGIQGTVYTPNQEPVTKGVVKLFGVNTDTRGIEIEKSDISGSGKYEFFSAPSSGFAIFAEPDPVLYPNLLGTYYGNVNRWVNIPAVDLSVAAAPVFDIFLRERPAITGANSADGSVAFADDYLFDVAKRLKSIEGKPVKSASVVLVGRTKGDGENIIAQTYTDDYGYFTFSNIPDGSYTVIVDIPGYQHKQFFDFDVTGGQGVSGINYLVTEEGIILRPLGIKDPVSTHNFRIYPNPASGVVTISARQPGNYLVELFSLSGQKVTGTTMALNEGESRMELTGIAPGVYHLRISGNNNTFNSKLIVQ
- the leuD gene encoding 3-isopropylmalate dehydratase small subunit, whose product is MAREPFQKLTSTAVPLPVENVDTDQIIPARFLKATSREGFGTNLFRDWRYLSDNTPNPDFVLNNPSFSGKILLAGKNFGSGSSREHAAWAIYDYGFRVVVSSFFADIFRNNALNNGLLPVQVSEDFLRQSFDSVQNHPETLFTVDLENQIITNHHTGASEKFEINQYKKYCLLKGLDDFDYLMSIKEKIVRFESQYKLF
- the leuB gene encoding 3-isopropylmalate dehydrogenase yields the protein MSFIKVAVLPGDGIGPEVVAQAVKVLNAVAARHKFVVQLEEALIGAVAIDKTGNPLPPETVDLCRNSDAVLLGAVGHPKFDNDPSAKVRPEQGLLGIRKALGLFANIRPVATYPLLYKASPLRENLLRNVDFVIYRELTGGIYFGNKGRTNNGEEAYDHCLYSRQEILRIAKMAFESARKRKKHLTLVDKANVLETSRLWRETVRNMAPDYPDVQVDYMFVDAASMKIIQNPSFFDVVLTENMFGDILTDEASVITGSIGMLPSASLGENKGLFEPIHGSWPEGAGKNIANPYGTILSVAMMMDYLGFTDAASDIRKSVTVALENKIVTGDIDPHYARSTEEIGDYIANTIGG